One segment of Theobroma cacao cultivar B97-61/B2 chromosome 9, Criollo_cocoa_genome_V2, whole genome shotgun sequence DNA contains the following:
- the LOC18589945 gene encoding benzoate carboxyl methyltransferase isoform X1 — protein MAMADITVLCMNAGDKETSYADNSVLQKTILLKTRPILQHTIRDMLSKLLPVTCIKVADLGCASGPITFFTISQIIDTITGICQHAHCKSPEFQVFLNDLPRNDFNTVFRSVPAFCARLKEEKGDMMGSCFISGIPGSFYERLFPSGSLHFVHSSYGVHWLSKIPGRVENNKGNIYMAKSSPPSVLKAYSDQFQKDFSNFLRLRSEEIICGGRMVLTMVGRSIANPTSKDCCCLWELLTKSLFDLVAEGLIEESDVDSFNMPCYNPCQEEVLEIVEKEGSFDLDKLEKFGVNWDPEDDVCNKNFVFNKYKSGQNVANCIRAITEPLLASHFGETIIHNLFTRYAQHVAEHLSIEKTKFVNIVISMTRKQLATPDALAD, from the exons ATGGCTATGGCAGATATTACTGTTCTTTGCATGAATGCGGGCGACAAAGAAACTAGCTATGCCGATAATTCCGTGTTACAA AAAACAATACTATTGAAGACGAGGCCAATCCTACAGCATACCATCAGAGACATGTTGAGCAAGCTTCTTCCAGTTACTTGTATTAAGGTGGCAGACTTGGGTTGTGCTTCAGGTCCCATCACCTTCTTCACCATATCTCAAATTATTGACACCATCACCGGGATATGCCAACATGCACACTGCAAATCACCAGAGTTTCAAGTGTTTCTGAATGATCTTCCAAGAAACGACTTCAACACTGTTTTTAGGTCTGTTCCTGCTTTTTGTGCTAGGCTTAAGGAAGAGAAGGGAGACATGATGGGGTCTTGTTTCATATCAGGAATACCAGGTTCCTTTTATGAAAGACTCTTTCCAAGCGGGAGCTTACACTTTGTACATTCTTCATATGGTGTTCATTGGCTCTCAAAG ATCCCAGGAAGGGTTGAAAATAATAAGGGGAATATATACATGGCAAAGTCAAGCCCTCCCAGTGTACTCAAAGCTTACTCTGATCAATTTCAAAAGGACTTCTCCAACTTTCTACGCTTACGTTCCGAAGAAATAATATGTGGAGGGCGAATGGTTCTTACTATGGTTGGTAGGAGCATTGCAAACCCCACAAGCAAAGATTGTTGTTGCTTATGGGAACTATTAACCAAATCACTCTTTGATTTAGTGGCCGAG GGACTCATAGAAGAGTCTGATGTGGACTCATTCAATATGCCTTGCTATAACCCTTGTCAAGAAGAAGTGCTGGAAATCGTTGAAAAGGAAGGGTCTTTCGATCTTGATAAGCTAGAAAAGTTTGGAGTCAATTGGGATCCTGAAGACGACGTTTGTAATAAAAACTTTGTATTCAACAAGTATAAGAGTGGGCAAAATGTTGCCAATTGCATAAGAGCTATTACTGAACCCCTGCTTGCTAGTCATTTTGGAGAGACCATAATTCACAATTTGTTCACCAGATATGCACAACATGTGGCTGAGCATCTATCCATTGAGAAAACCAAGTTCGTTAATATAGTCATTTCAATGACTAGGAAACAATTGGCCACACCTGATGCTTTAGCTGACTAA
- the LOC18589945 gene encoding salicylate/benzoate carboxyl methyltransferase isoform X2, which yields MLSKLLPVTCIKVADLGCASGPITFFTISQIIDTITGICQHAHCKSPEFQVFLNDLPRNDFNTVFRSVPAFCARLKEEKGDMMGSCFISGIPGSFYERLFPSGSLHFVHSSYGVHWLSKIPGRVENNKGNIYMAKSSPPSVLKAYSDQFQKDFSNFLRLRSEEIICGGRMVLTMVGRSIANPTSKDCCCLWELLTKSLFDLVAEGLIEESDVDSFNMPCYNPCQEEVLEIVEKEGSFDLDKLEKFGVNWDPEDDVCNKNFVFNKYKSGQNVANCIRAITEPLLASHFGETIIHNLFTRYAQHVAEHLSIEKTKFVNIVISMTRKQLATPDALAD from the exons ATGTTGAGCAAGCTTCTTCCAGTTACTTGTATTAAGGTGGCAGACTTGGGTTGTGCTTCAGGTCCCATCACCTTCTTCACCATATCTCAAATTATTGACACCATCACCGGGATATGCCAACATGCACACTGCAAATCACCAGAGTTTCAAGTGTTTCTGAATGATCTTCCAAGAAACGACTTCAACACTGTTTTTAGGTCTGTTCCTGCTTTTTGTGCTAGGCTTAAGGAAGAGAAGGGAGACATGATGGGGTCTTGTTTCATATCAGGAATACCAGGTTCCTTTTATGAAAGACTCTTTCCAAGCGGGAGCTTACACTTTGTACATTCTTCATATGGTGTTCATTGGCTCTCAAAG ATCCCAGGAAGGGTTGAAAATAATAAGGGGAATATATACATGGCAAAGTCAAGCCCTCCCAGTGTACTCAAAGCTTACTCTGATCAATTTCAAAAGGACTTCTCCAACTTTCTACGCTTACGTTCCGAAGAAATAATATGTGGAGGGCGAATGGTTCTTACTATGGTTGGTAGGAGCATTGCAAACCCCACAAGCAAAGATTGTTGTTGCTTATGGGAACTATTAACCAAATCACTCTTTGATTTAGTGGCCGAG GGACTCATAGAAGAGTCTGATGTGGACTCATTCAATATGCCTTGCTATAACCCTTGTCAAGAAGAAGTGCTGGAAATCGTTGAAAAGGAAGGGTCTTTCGATCTTGATAAGCTAGAAAAGTTTGGAGTCAATTGGGATCCTGAAGACGACGTTTGTAATAAAAACTTTGTATTCAACAAGTATAAGAGTGGGCAAAATGTTGCCAATTGCATAAGAGCTATTACTGAACCCCTGCTTGCTAGTCATTTTGGAGAGACCATAATTCACAATTTGTTCACCAGATATGCACAACATGTGGCTGAGCATCTATCCATTGAGAAAACCAAGTTCGTTAATATAGTCATTTCAATGACTAGGAAACAATTGGCCACACCTGATGCTTTAGCTGACTAA